DNA sequence from the candidate division WOR-3 bacterium genome:
ATTAATTATGGCGATAATTAGACTCGGTGTCTTGGTCTCTGGTTCTGGCACAAATTTGCAAGCAATTATTGATGCAATCGAACGAAAAGAAATCCCGGCTGAAATTAGTGTGGTGATAAGTAATAAAAAGGACGCTTATGCTTTGGAGCGTGCGAAAAGACATAATATTCCTGCAGTTTTTATTAATCATAGAGATTATCCGACACGCGAACTTTTTGAAGCAGCGTTGATAAAAGAATTGGATGCGAGAAGTGTTGATTTGGTCTGTTTGGCCGGATTTTTACGAGTGCTAACGCCTTATTTTGTTAATCACTACCAGATGAGAATTATGAATATTCATCCGGCTTTACTACCGGTTGCAAAAGGTTTGTATGGCGAATATGTGCATAAAGCAGTCTTAGATTCTGGAGCCAAATTTTCAGGTTGCACCGTTCATTTTGTAACGGAAGATGTTGATGGTGGTCCAATAATTTTGCAGAAAATCGTTGTGGTCGAGGATGATGATACGCCCCAGACATTAGCCGAACGAGTTTTGCAACAAGAACATCTCGCTTATCCAGAAGCAATTAAACTTTTTGCGGAGAATAAATTAGAAATAGTCGGTAAGCGAGTAAAAATAAAGAAATGATGTTATTAAAGAAATGATAATATAATAAATATTTTTCACTATGCTTTGTTATTAATTAAAAAAGGGAGTAATATGAAAGAGAAAATTGGCATTGGTATTGTTGGATGTGGTGCTCAAACTCAATTGGTTTATTTGCCCGCACTTAAGCGAAATAAATTTGCCGAAGTTGTCGCGATTTGTGATAATGATGTGAGGAAATTAAACTATTTGGCAGAACGGTATAATATCAAGCACCATTATCAAGTTTATAATGACTTTATTGCGGATGCGGAAATTGATGCGGTGATTGTTGCTACTCCCAATTATCTTCATGCACCAATGGCAATTGGCGCTTTGGAATATGATAAAGATGTTCTGGTAGAAATTCCGATGGCGGTAAATGCTAATGAAGCCAAAATAATGGTAAAAATGGCTGAAAAAAAGAAACGCATTCTAATGCCCGCATTAAACCATCGGCTACGCGCTGATGTCCAATTAATTAAAAACTTCATTGATGGTGGCGAAATTGGTTCTTTATATTACTGTAAAGCTGGTTGGCTCAGAGGACGAACTGAATGGTCGTTTTCCGGTTGGTGGGGCGAACGATTACGTGCTGGTGGAGGTGCTTTCCTCTCTTTGGGAAGCCAGATTTTAGATATCGCAATGTATCTGCTTGCCCAAGAAAAACCAATTTCTATTGTCGGCACAGGTTATAAGAGAAGTCCAGCCAATCAAGTTGAAGATAGTGCGTTTGCCTTGATACGCTTAGAAAAACAAATTCTGACAATTGAAGTAGGATTTAGTATGCTTCAAGACAAAGACTTTACCTATTTTAATCTTTTTGGTAATAAAGGTGCGGCTTTACTTAATCCTGTACAGATTCATCGTGAAATGCATGGCCATTTAGTTAATGTCACGCCATCCAATATTTCTGCACAGAAAGATTATGTAAAAATTGCTTATCAACTATTGGTTGATTTATTTGTCGATAGTGTGTTGAAGAAAATAAAACCGCCTATTACTGGTGAAGACGGTCTCTTAATAAATCAGATTACAGACTCATTTTATAAATCTTACAAAACTCAAAAAGAAGTTACAATTAACTGGTAATCAATGAGTCAAACTAAAGATTAAAGACTCAAATGGAAATTGCTTTAATAATTTATAAATCTTACAAAATCCCCAAAGTCAGTAATCACCAAATCAAACTAAAGATTAAAGACTCAAACGGTAATTGCTTTAATAGTTTATAAGTGTTACAAAGACCAAAAGTAGTTACAATTAGTTGCTAATCACCAAGTCAAACTAAAGATTATAGGCTAAAATGGTAGTTGCTCTAATAGTTTCAGCACTTATCTTAAATTTTGCTTTTGCTCCATTTGGCGTCCGATTTCTCGCCTACTTTACTTTGATTCCGTTGTTATTGTTAATTTATCGCTATCCGTATAAAAAAGTATTTTGGTATGCCCTTATTTTCGGTTTTGCCTTTGCTTTTTTTCATCTCTGGTGGTTGTATTTTTTAATTGTGCCTGTTGAACCGATGACTAAAATTTTATTATATTTAGGAGTCACAATTCTTTTTGGATATTTGGGTTTATATACCGCAATCTTTGCTGTGACGACAAAATTTTTAGGGCTACTTTTTGCACCTTTGGTTTGGGTAATTTTAGAATTCATTCGGACAAAATCAGAAATTGGTTTTCCCTGGGGATTTTTAGGATATACCCAAACCTCATATATTCCGATTGTGCAAATAGCATCAATCTTTGGAGTTTATGGTCTTTCAGCCTGGGTCATCTGGATTAATCTTATAATCTTTTGGATACTTCAGAGAAAACATAAATTAACTTATTTTGTGCTTTTAATAATTTCTTTTATTATCCCAATTAGTTATGGATTAGTCAGAATTAATACACCTAAATTAAAACCTCAAATAAAAGTTGCCGTTATCCAACCTAATGTTAGTCCTAATGAAAAAGGTGATTATGAAAGTCGTCAGCGATTGTTAAAAGAATTGATTGATTTAGTAAAACAAGCCTCAGTCCAAAAACCAGATTTGATAATTTTACCGGAAACAGCAACTCTGGTCGATATCACTCGTAACGAGGAATTGAGAAATAAACTTCAGACAATTGTTGATTCCAATAAGGTTTATCTTTTTACTGGCACACCATTATATGAACCAACGAGTCCAGTGTATTATAATGGCGCGGTGCTTTTTGAACCCAATAAAACGGATAGTATTATATGTATCGTACCCGGTGATTCTTTGCTAAAAATTCGAGCACCATACTTTACCAAAATTTATCGTAAAATTCACTTGGTGCCTTTTTCCGAAAGGATTCCTTATGTCGATAGAATAAAATTTTTACGTAAAATTGAGACCGGCGATATGGGTGATTGCACACCAGGAAAAGAATACACAATATTCCAAATCACAAATTCAAAATCCCAAAGTCCCAATCGATTTGGATGTCTTATCTGTTTTGAATCGATATTTCCGGATTTGACTCGAGAATTTACTAAACGTGGTGCAGAAATGTTAATAAACATCACAAATGACGGTTGGTTTGGTAAAACTCCTGGACCGCATCAACATTGTGAGTTAGCAATTTTGCGTTCAGTAGAAAATGGTGTTCCTTTAGTGCGCTGTGCTAATAATGGCATTTCTTTAATTACTGACCCATTTGCAAGGATTGTTGATAAAACAAAACTATTCATTCAAGATATTTTAGTTGCGGATATAACCAGTGCCCTTAAATCAACATTTTATCGCAAATATGGCGATATTTTTATTTATATTGCTTTAATAATATTATTTCCGGCAATAATTCTAAATCTATTTAGGAAAAGCAAATGAAAAGTAAATTATTTACAATCACAATGACAATGAAAATCTTATTGATTGCATTACCGCTATTGGGGGCAAGAAAAGGTTAAAGACACTTCATTTTTGATTCGAGTCTTTTTAGTTTATAAAAAAGATAAAAAAGTAGGATAAAAAATAATATATAAAAAATAATTATAAAAAATAAGTTATATAAAATAAGTTATAAAATAAGTTATAAAATAAGTTATATAATAAGTTATATAATCAGAATTATTATGTAAAAATCAAATTTATTATTAAAGATATTTAAATTTTTCTTGAGTTTTAACAGATACGAGGGATTTGATGACCTTCTAATTGAAGAACAGGCCTTTGGCTTCCAATTTTTGTATTTAACCAAACACCAATACCGTATTTTCGTTCGGTAACTTTACCAATTAGTGCCGAGTTTTTACCGAGTGGATGTTTTCTCATTATTTTTAATATTCTCTGGCTATCTTTAGTATCAGCAACAATAACTACTTTACCTTCATTTGCTAAGTATAATGGGTCAAAACCAAGTATCTCACAAATGCCTCTAACTGATTTCTGTATCGGAATTGATTTTTCATCAATAACAATGCCTAAATTAGAGGCATCAGCAATTTCATTTAAGGTTGTTGCCAAACCACCGCGCGTTGGGTCGCGCATCATTTTTATCTTACATTTATTTTGTGCTAAAGTTTCAATTAATGGATATAAAGATACACAGTCGCTTTTGACATTTGCCTTAAAGTCATATTCTCCTCGGGCTAAAATAATTGACGCTTCATGTTCGCCGATTGAACCATTGATAATTACCGCATCGTTCAATTTAATATTTTGAGCACCTAAAGTGGGATTTTGAAAGTGCGTTAATATTTTACCAATGCCACAAGTTGTGATAATAATTTCTTCACTATTAGTCCTTTTCTCAATGATTTTGGTATCACCTGTGACGAGTGGAACATTAACTGCTTGAGATGCCTTAGCAATTGAAAGACAAATTTGTTCTAAAGTTTTTATGCTAAGCCCTTCTTGGATGACAAAGGAAATGGCAATATAGAGTGGTTTTGCACCTTTGACTGCTAAATCATTTATTGTGCCACAAATTGATAGTTTACCAATATCGCCACCAGGAAAGAATAGCGGTTGTACAACATAAGAATCAATCGTATAACAGAAATCCGGTTGATTCGTTTGAAGTTTTAGTTCAGCCGAATCTTCAAATTTTGCTAAAATAGGATTTTGAAAATATTTATAAAATAATTCGCGAATGAGCCGATGCATTTTACGACCACCAGAGCCATAATCGAGAGTTAGATGCAAGTCTAATTCTGATTTCGGATTTTTGATTTCTGATTTTTCTTTCATTTTCGGTTATTTAGTATTTGTAGAGTAATTTAAGTGCTTTCAAGTTTATCTCTTATCTTTCATATTTATAGTACGCAGCACAGGCACCTTCTGATGAGACCATACATGGTCCATATGGATTTTCTGGTTGGCAGGATTTAGCAAATAATGGACACTGTGGAGGAATAATTAGACCCAGCAGTATTTCGCCGCATCGACAAGAAGATAATTTGGGTTTAGGAATTTTGAGGTCAAAGTAATGCCGGGCATCAAATTTATCATATTCACGAGTAAATTTTAAGCCGGAGTCCGGGATTGTGCCAATGCCGCGCCAATTCGCATCCGTCTTGTCGAAGACTTGATTCATTATTAATTGGGCTTTTTGATTACCGAATTCTTTGACACTTCTTTTATATTGAATCGTAACTTCGGGTTTTTGTTTTGTGATTTGTTCCAGCAGAAAATAGACGCCTTCCAAAATATCCAATGGCTCAAAACCAGTAATAACACAAGGCAGATGAAATTCTTTTACTAAAAACTCATATGGTTTCCTGCCGATAATTGTGGAAACATGTCCAGGTAAAATAAAGCCGTTAATATTTACCTTTGGATGTTGTGCGATTACTCTTAAAGCAGGAGGGATTAGTTTAAATAAAGGTAAGACATAAAAATTTTTAATGTTTTGTTGTTGGGCTTTTATGATTGTCGCAGCAATGGTTGGCGCGGTAGTCTCAAATCCAACACCAAGAAAAACCACAGGTTTATTAGAATTAAGAGCAAATCTTAAGGCATCGAGAGGTGAGTAAACTACTCTAATGTCAGCGCCTTTACTTTTTTCTTGGGCTAAAGAACTTTCAGTGCCAGGGACACGGAGTAAATCACCGAAGGTAGCGATAATCGCTTGATGAGAACGGGCTAATGCTATCATCCAATCAATATCTTTCTGGTCTGTGACACAAACCGGACAACCAGGACCGGACAGTAATTTTATTGGCGAAGGAATGAAATGACGAATTCCTGAAGATGAAATGGCATTGGTGTGTGTCCCGCAGACTTCCATTAAGGTGACAGTTTTTTTAGTTAATCGTTCTATTTTTTGGAGATATTGCTGTGCTTTATCAGATAAATCCATTTAATAATATATTTTTATTTTATTTCGGTTAATATTATATATTCACAAATTATTTAATCTTGCTTTCTTTCTTACCTTCTGTGTCAATAATTGCTAACTTAGCGCGTGCAAAAAAAGCCGGTATTGAAAACGGAAAATCCGTAATGAGGTCTTCCAAGACAGTCCTGGCACGAGCAGTGTCTTTAAGCGATTCTAAGTAAATTAATCCTAATTCATATCGTGCCTTCGGATTGAGGTGGCTTTCGGGAAATCTTTGCACGAACTCATCTAATGTTGCAATAGATTGATTGATTTCCTTTTTTGCCCGATAGATTCTTTCTAAAAGCAGATAGGCATATTCAGAGACTTTATTCGTTTTGACAATTAATTGCTTACAATCTTTTATTGCATTATCATAATCGCCAATTTCATAATCTAAATGGGCTCGTGCATAAATTTTTAAATCAGCGTCACTGCTTTTAGTTTCCGTAATTAAAATTCCTAACTCTAATGCATCGTTAAGATATGGACTCTTTGGAAATTTTGTTGCTAACTCGGTAATAAATCTTGGTATCGTGTCAAATTGATGAGCATAAAAAAGTACCCTAATATGTCCCCAAAGAAGACGGTCACTTAAATCATATTTAGTCAATTGCTGAGCGAATTTAATATCACCAATGTGAAGAAAAGATTTTTGTAATCCAAACCAGGCAGATTCATTATTAGGGGCTTTTTTTATTATTGATTGATAATATTCGATGGAGTCTTGAAAAATTTGAGGTTGTGCCATAAGTATGGTGAATGTAAATAATATAATCAATAGATATTTGCTATTTACGATGAAATTAACATTTAACATATTTAATCTATTCTTGAATAATTGTCTCAAAGTAATTTTTTATCATTGTTTCATATTCTTTGGGATAACCTTCCTGCAGAGCCCGTAATAGTTCTTCGCGTAATCGTTTTTTGGTTTCGCCTAAATTTTTATCTAAAATTGGACTTGGAGGTATGGAATAGTCTTTACCAATTTCCCGTTCCCGTTTTTCTGAATATTCTTTTTGCCGGATACTTCTCTGCGCATCTAACATCCGATTGATGATTTTTTCTTGACGTTCGATTGTTTTCCGAGAGATGTTAAGTTCGGAGAGGTCTTTTTCAATATTTTTCATTTCCTCAATAGCGCCTTCAACACTGCCACTCAAACCGGGCAACTCGCCATATTTGCCGGTATTAATATCTTGTAATAACTGCTCGAGTGCTGACCGCAATTGACTTTGCATTGATAAAAGTCTTTGCAATTGAGAGAGTTGTTCTTGTGATAAGCCACCCGAGATGGGCAAAGGAATCATACCACCCATTTGTTGACCCAGCATCATTTGTTCGGCAGTAAGTTGCGATAATGCTTGTAAGAGGCTCTCAAGACCGGCACCAAAATTATTTGGCATTTGTCCTTTGGATAGAAACTGCAGAATTTGTAAAGTAGTCTTATCAATTTGACTAATTGCTTCCTTTTGAAGAACCTGTGCCTGAGTGATTTGAGCATTATTGTGGAGCGCATCTTCAATTATGGTTGATGCACGTTCCATTAAAGTAAATGTTTTCACTAAATCTTTGACCCAATGAATAGGGATTAAAATAGATTTTTCGGAAAGACTGGCAATACTTTCGGCTAAAACGCGTGTTGCTTCTACTAATCGCATCTGCGTCAATACCAGATTTCGGCTTAGCGCTTGGTTTGATTGATTGATAATTTGCTCTTGTTCCTGAGAAAGTTGATTTAAAGCAAGCGCATTTTTTAATAGGCGCTCCATAATTGCTAAGTGCTGATTTTGTTTATAACTATCTGCCAACTCTTGCAAACGTTCTTTTAAGCGTTTCAAATCTTGTAATAGTTCTTGAGAACCTTTTTTGGCCTGACCTTTTTGATTTTGAGATAGATTTTGAGTAATGGTATTAACTTGCGAAGATAACTGCATTTTATTGAGTTCATTGGCAATATCAGAAAGTTGTGCTTGAATAGCGCTATCGTCGAAAGTTTTGCTTAATCCATTAATCTGGTTCTGTAAGTCTTTTATCTCTTCACCGATTTGCTGTTGTGGTTGAATGAGATTAGATAGTTTTTCATTGTCAATGCGATGATGGAGTTGCGATTGTTGTTTAAAAACTTCTTCGGCTTTACGCGCTAAAGATTGTAACAGCGCTTCTTTTTGCAGATTTTTTAACAATTCCAGCGCACGAGATAACGCTTGTTTCATCTCATCTGAGGATAGTTTTAGTTGTTCTAAGGATTTACTTAGATCAGGATTTTTTTGTAAGGCCTGCTCGGCTAAAATCTGTAATTTTTCCTTTAAGTCCTGAGGAAGAATCTCTGAAAGAATTTTGCTGATTTCTTGTAGTTTTTCTAAGGTCTCTTTATCAATCATTAAGCCTTGATAGAGTTCTGATATTGTATTATTAATTTCGTCCTGTAAGGCTTTAATCTCAGAAATCAATTTTTGTTTTTCAGATAATACTTCGGATAGTGTCGATTTTTCTTCCCAATCTAAATTTCGGTATGCTTTTAATTTCTCTGTTATCTTTTCAAGTTGTTGTGAGATTTTCTGCTCGGTTTTAGCAAGTGGAGATAATTTTTCAATTGTTGTTTGCGTCTTTTCGGTGACTTGTGAATAGATTTCATTGAGTGTGGGAAACCTTATGATATAAGTTTCACTCCGGCTGAACTTATTACCGGAAACGGCATCATTGTCATAAATTTCTGCAAAATAATTTATTTCTTCACCGGGTAAAAAGATAATTTTATTCAAATCCCATAAATAATAAGCAGTATCTTCGTTTTTACCAAAACTTGATTTTACTAAGATTCGAGATGTTTCGGTGCTAGTCGATTTGAACCAATATAAATAGAAACGATTTATGCCGAAGTCATCAATGCCATACATTCCAATTAACACTTGCATATTTACTGGAACATCAAGGTCTTGGCCTGGTGCAAAGATTCGGACATAAGGTGATTCATCGAAACGCGGTCGAATCGCATACCAAAATGATTTACCTTGGGTTTGCTGGTTACCTTTAAGAAGAAAATAGAATGAGTCGGGCTTTATAACCGTAAAATGTCCTTTGAATTCTCGATTGTTGACACTTAAAGTTTCGGTCAAACCGATTGAATTAATTCGATATGCAGAAATTAATGAATCAGATGCGATTGCTTGGAAATATACTTTAGTGCCGAGTAAAGCGTTTATTTCTTGGACACGCTGTTGAGAAACAGGGAGTTTTGTATAAGATGGATAATGATAAAAAAAGACTAAATCAGTAATCTCAATTGGCTCAAAAAGTTTAATTTGATAAGTTGGGCTTCTTCTAATCGGAACTCCCCATGCGGACCGTATGATAAAATAATAGGAAAATGCTTTATCGGCTTTAATATTAATCGATAATGATTCCTTACTCGTATATTCTACTCCTTTGGCATAAATAGTAGCGGATAAATTTTTAATCGGGGTTGTGAAATTTAATCTTAAATTAACCACACTATCTTTATTAACAAAGGTATTGCCGGGGCTTATATTTAAGAAGAGAGGAGCATCTTGAGGAGCGAATGCTAATTTCCAACCAAATCGGAAATGAGTTGGAGTAACATAGATAAATCCAAGCATTATGAAAATTAAAATAAATGTTACTATTAATGCATACCAAGTTTTTTTGTAGTTGATAAGATTTTTTAAGGGTAAATTTTTTATTTGGTTATTGACTTGTTCTATTGCCGCAGTGATAAGTTCTGAAGAATAATTCTCTTTTTGGACAAGCAATGTTTGTTGATATTGATAAAGTTGAAGTGCCGGAATTAATTTACCTTTGATTTCGGAGAAACTATGCTCTATTCTCTGGGCTATTTTGAAGAAGGAACACCGAGAAAATGAATACAAGGAATATAAGGGAATTGATATTAGGGCTAATAAGATTAACCGGTTTAGGAAAAGACCAGTAATCAGTAGCAACAATAATATGAGTAGAGCAATAAAGACTGAAATCAAAAAAATAATTTGATTCTTAATAAATCGGTGCTGAAATTGTTTAAGGCGATAGTATAAATCCATATGCTTTATTATACTACCTATTTATCTGGTATTCAAGATTAGTTTGTGAACTAAAAGATTTTGGTTATTGAATGATTAGAATATAATTTTATATTAGTCTACTCTTTGACAATTTTCAAAACTTTTTTCCCGGTTATATCTCCATTTAACACTTGGTAGTCGATTACGATAAAATAGACTCCTGCAGGAATATCTTTCAAAAACAACGGTATATGATATTTGCCAGATGCAATTGAAGATTCTTTGACTAATCGGTTAAGCGAACCGGTTTGGTTAAAAAGTTTAATGGAAATTTTACTTGGTTGCGGAATGTTGCAAGAGACATTTGCTGAAATATTACACGGATTAGGTTTAACATCAAAAAGAAACTTCGAGACTGAAACTGTAGTTTTTTCTTGAATTACAGGATATGTTATGGTCGAATTGGTGTTGTCCGCTAAGAAGTTTTTGTCAACATAAGGAACATAATTCCAGAATTCACGAGTATTATTACCTTTCTGGAGATAGATTTTGGCTGTACTTGCAGTTAATCCAGCACCGCCTTTAGGTACACTCTTTTTATCAAGTCTTCTTATCGTATCTAATAAAGTCCAAGTGCCTTTATTGTCATTGGGAGTATATTTCCAAAATTCGTTGACGCCACCGCCTTTGATAGCATAAATTTCATTATTGAGCACAGTCAGGGCACCACCGGCTTTTACTCGGGTTTTCTTATTTACATCCCAGAATGCTCTTTGAGGAATTGTATCGCGTAGACTATCTCCGGGCCGATAAGACCAGGAATCACCAATAATATCATAATAATAGAACTCGTTAACTTTAGAACATCCTTTGAGCGCATAAATTCGGGAATTACCGTCAAAAACAATTGCAGAGCCCGCCTTGAATAATTTATTATCTGGACCAGCCGGAGCATTCGGTTTTTTTATCCAGGTGTCGTATTCGACCGCATAAGCGTAAAATTCAAATTGATTATTAGCACCTTTCAGTAAATAGACAAAAGAGGTTTCTTCAAATTGTTTATTATTTTGAGGCATCTTCTTATCGATTAGTTGTAAAAACTTTTTACTCTGAGCAGGAACATAAGTTATACTTGAGCCATCTTTACCACAGCCACCAGGAATTGATTTCTTTTGAATCCAAGTGTCAGTTTTGGGATTATAAACCCAGAATTCGTCGGCATTGTTACCTTTGATTGCGTAAATTAGAGTATCACCGAAACACATTGAAGCGCCTTTTTTCACTTTGCGTGCTTTAGGTTCAATGCCAAGATAGGCAAATGGTATTTCAGATTTATTTATCCAAGATGAGTCCTTAATCTTATAAGCAAAGAAGTCTCGCGTATTATTACCTTTTAACACATAAATACTGGAGTCTAATGGACAATAGACTAAACAACCACCATCTTTAACATTTTTGCCACTGATCCCTAATGGAATATCCTTTAGTTTATACCAACCGAAAATAGGTTGTGGTGGAGGAATTACAGTCAATTTTCTTGGTTCTGAGGTCGGTCCGTATGGCATACCAGCTCTTACTCGCCAATAATAAGTGCCACCGGGCATTGAAAGATTATAAAAAGTATCCGAAGTTGTATTAACCGAATAAGCAATTTGGAATAATGAGTCACGAGCAATTTGCAACTCATAAATAGTAGCACCAGCAACCGAGTGCCATTGGAAAGGAATTGTAATTGCTAAAGTTTCAAGTCTGTTAGTTGGATAGATTAACGAAGGACCAAGTGGATACCAGGTGACAGAAAAGTCATCAAGATACCACCAGTATTCATCATAGGCACCATAAAGAAAACAGACCCGAACATCAGGTTTTCCTGATGCATAAGCAGAGATGTTATGCACTTTTCGACCCGAATCAGTAACATTGGTATATTGAGCAATTCTGGTCCAAGTCAAACCGCCATTATTACTTATCATTACAACTCCTGAATCTCGTCGGGTTGAATTCCAATCCCGGTACCAATGCCAATAAGAAAGATTATAAATGCCCGGATTAGAGCAATTCAGTCGTGGTGAGATTAATCGGTCATTATGGTTTTCTCGTGGACTGAAAAAGATTTTAGCAATAGTTCTGATATTAGAACCATAACGACAAGTATCACGGTACCAATCATTGGTGTTCCAAGTCGCAGGATTTTCCGTGCCGCCAGCAACAATCCGCCAGCCACCAAAAGGCGGCGCATCACCATAAGGACCCCAGTTTTCATTAAAATTGGCAGAATAGGGAATAGTTTGATATTTAGGCGCAATTACTGCATTGCGTCTTAAGGTATCGTTAGCAGGGTTCTGGTCATTGGGATTTTTCGTCCAGGTTTTTATGACAATTGTATCATATTCAGTCGGATTAAAGGGGTCAAAGGTAATCGTGCAGATTTCTCCTTCTTCTAAGGAGAGAACTTCAGTTGAATCAAGATAATTGAGCGTATTACCAGTGATTTGATAGAAGACCCAAACATCACTGGCACCGGTGTTGATGCTGTTGTTTCGAAAAGTCGCTTTTGGTGTATAGACAGAGTCAATAATGATTGGTAAATTCGGTGCGTCAATTCTTTCGGCAAAAAAATCGTAATGCGGAATTGGCTGAGGTAATATAATATCATCTAATCCAATCCA
Encoded proteins:
- the purN gene encoding phosphoribosylglycinamide formyltransferase encodes the protein MAIIRLGVLVSGSGTNLQAIIDAIERKEIPAEISVVISNKKDAYALERAKRHNIPAVFINHRDYPTRELFEAALIKELDARSVDLVCLAGFLRVLTPYFVNHYQMRIMNIHPALLPVAKGLYGEYVHKAVLDSGAKFSGCTVHFVTEDVDGGPIILQKIVVVEDDDTPQTLAERVLQQEHLAYPEAIKLFAENKLEIVGKRVKIKK
- a CDS encoding Gfo/Idh/MocA family oxidoreductase; translation: MKEKIGIGIVGCGAQTQLVYLPALKRNKFAEVVAICDNDVRKLNYLAERYNIKHHYQVYNDFIADAEIDAVIVATPNYLHAPMAIGALEYDKDVLVEIPMAVNANEAKIMVKMAEKKKRILMPALNHRLRADVQLIKNFIDGGEIGSLYYCKAGWLRGRTEWSFSGWWGERLRAGGGAFLSLGSQILDIAMYLLAQEKPISIVGTGYKRSPANQVEDSAFALIRLEKQILTIEVGFSMLQDKDFTYFNLFGNKGAALLNPVQIHREMHGHLVNVTPSNISAQKDYVKIAYQLLVDLFVDSVLKKIKPPITGEDGLLINQITDSFYKSYKTQKEVTINW
- the lnt gene encoding apolipoprotein N-acyltransferase; the protein is MVVALIVSALILNFAFAPFGVRFLAYFTLIPLLLLIYRYPYKKVFWYALIFGFAFAFFHLWWLYFLIVPVEPMTKILLYLGVTILFGYLGLYTAIFAVTTKFLGLLFAPLVWVILEFIRTKSEIGFPWGFLGYTQTSYIPIVQIASIFGVYGLSAWVIWINLIIFWILQRKHKLTYFVLLIISFIIPISYGLVRINTPKLKPQIKVAVIQPNVSPNEKGDYESRQRLLKELIDLVKQASVQKPDLIILPETATLVDITRNEELRNKLQTIVDSNKVYLFTGTPLYEPTSPVYYNGAVLFEPNKTDSIICIVPGDSLLKIRAPYFTKIYRKIHLVPFSERIPYVDRIKFLRKIETGDMGDCTPGKEYTIFQITNSKSQSPNRFGCLICFESIFPDLTREFTKRGAEMLINITNDGWFGKTPGPHQHCELAILRSVENGVPLVRCANNGISLITDPFARIVDKTKLFIQDILVADITSALKSTFYRKYGDIFIYIALIILFPAIILNLFRKSK
- the hypE gene encoding hydrogenase expression/formation protein HypE: MKEKSEIKNPKSELDLHLTLDYGSGGRKMHRLIRELFYKYFQNPILAKFEDSAELKLQTNQPDFCYTIDSYVVQPLFFPGGDIGKLSICGTINDLAVKGAKPLYIAISFVIQEGLSIKTLEQICLSIAKASQAVNVPLVTGDTKIIEKRTNSEEIIITTCGIGKILTHFQNPTLGAQNIKLNDAVIINGSIGEHEASIILARGEYDFKANVKSDCVSLYPLIETLAQNKCKIKMMRDPTRGGLATTLNEIADASNLGIVIDEKSIPIQKSVRGICEILGFDPLYLANEGKVVIVADTKDSQRILKIMRKHPLGKNSALIGKVTERKYGIGVWLNTKIGSQRPVLQLEGHQIPRIC
- the hypD gene encoding hydrogenase formation protein HypD, which produces MDLSDKAQQYLQKIERLTKKTVTLMEVCGTHTNAISSSGIRHFIPSPIKLLSGPGCPVCVTDQKDIDWMIALARSHQAIIATFGDLLRVPGTESSLAQEKSKGADIRVVYSPLDALRFALNSNKPVVFLGVGFETTAPTIAATIIKAQQQNIKNFYVLPLFKLIPPALRVIAQHPKVNINGFILPGHVSTIIGRKPYEFLVKEFHLPCVITGFEPLDILEGVYFLLEQITKQKPEVTIQYKRSVKEFGNQKAQLIMNQVFDKTDANWRGIGTIPDSGLKFTREYDKFDARHYFDLKIPKPKLSSCRCGEILLGLIIPPQCPLFAKSCQPENPYGPCMVSSEGACAAYYKYER
- a CDS encoding tetratricopeptide repeat protein; amino-acid sequence: MAQPQIFQDSIEYYQSIIKKAPNNESAWFGLQKSFLHIGDIKFAQQLTKYDLSDRLLWGHIRVLFYAHQFDTIPRFITELATKFPKSPYLNDALELGILITETKSSDADLKIYARAHLDYEIGDYDNAIKDCKQLIVKTNKVSEYAYLLLERIYRAKKEINQSIATLDEFVQRFPESHLNPKARYELGLIYLESLKDTARARTVLEDLITDFPFSIPAFFARAKLAIIDTEGKKESKIK